Proteins co-encoded in one Setaria viridis chromosome 9, Setaria_viridis_v4.0, whole genome shotgun sequence genomic window:
- the LOC117836830 gene encoding uncharacterized protein yields the protein MTLKHLWEVWGEWEIRVLVLSSLALQVFLLFAGGLRKRIAEWWLRMPLWLAYLLADYIAIYALGNLSQNQKLCDGSRNAEMHVLVFWAPFLILHLGGQDTITAFAVEDNELWLRHLLSLVSQVVLAGYVYWKSRPGVRLMVPAIIMFMAGVTKYGERTLALRAASMGSLRSSMLTPPDPGPNYAKFVEECQSRTDAGLVAKIVIVPERPPDGDARVEVRRVEYGDLVCSAHRLFHTFRRLFVDLILSFQDRTDSLAFFRRLEMEQAFKVVEIELVLMYESLHSKAPVIHGWLGRGLRVFTLAAPVVSLVLFARAAGDMRSNARVDVDISYVLLGGAIFLETYAILLMVISPWTFADLRASERLLPAAGAVFWLIQLFQPETRPRWSNRMSQYNLISYCLNDEPRWYKGLMERLEWRWNFRVKTMWDSWRYTKKIAVSKELKQLVFEQLKSKANSTMDPKTYRKLGEHRGQWALQRKGLYQQLGWSVDCEFDKSILLWHIATDLCFYANQDDIIGGDPLPAMSREVSSYMLFLLVMRPFMMTASIGQIRFGDTCAEAKSFFFRRADEAGDEAGCAERLRAVDTSIAEPRDVKGDRSKSVLFQACKLARQLLELEGATEAKRWRLVTSVWVEMLCYAAGKCAGSAHARQLSQGGELLTVVWLLMAHFGVGDQYRVESGHARAKLVVDT from the coding sequence ATGACGCTGAAGCATCTGTGGGAGGTGTGGGGGGAGTGGGAGATCCGCGTGCTGGTCCTCTCCAGCCTCGCCCTTCAGgtcttcctcctcttcgccgGCGGCCTGCGCAAGCGCATCGCCGAGTGGTGGCTGCGCATGCCGCTCTGGCTGGCGTACCTCCTCGCCGATTACATCGCCATCTACGCACTGGGCAACCTATCCCAGAACCAGAAGCTCTGCGACGGCTCCCGGAACGCCGAGATGCACGTCCTCGTGTTCTGGGCCcccttcctcatcctccacctcGGCGGGCAGGACACCATCACGGCGTTCGCCGTCGAGGACAACGAGCTCTGGCTGCGCCACTTGCTCAGCCTCGTCTCGCAGGTCGTCCTCGCCGGCTACGTCTACTGGAAGTCGCGCCCGGGGGTCCGGCTAATGGTCCCGGCAATCATAATGTTCATGGCCGGCGTCACCAAGTACGGCGAGCGGACGCTGGCGCTCCGGGCGGCGAGCATGGGAAGCCTCCGCAGCTCCATGCTGACGCCGCCGGACCCGGGCCCCAACTACGCCAAGTTCGTGGAGGAGTGCCAGTCGCGGACGGACGCCGGGCTGGTGGCCAAGATCGTCATCGTACCGGAGCGGCCCCCCGACGGCGACGCCCGCGTCGAGGTCAGGCGGGTGGAGTACGGCGACCTGGTGTGCAGCGCGCACCGGCTCTTCCACACCTTCCGCCGCCTCTTCGTCGACCTCATCCTCAGCTTCCAGGACCGCACCGACAGCCTCGCCTTCTTCCGGAGGCTGGAGATGGAGCAGGCGTTCAAGGTCGTGGAGATCGAGCTGGTGCTCATGTACGAGTCCCTCCACTCCAAGGCCCCCGTCATCCACGGCTGGCTCGGCCGGGGCCTCCGCGTCTTCACCCTCGCCGCGCCGGTCGTGTCGCTCGTGCTcttcgcgcgcgccgccggcgacatgcGAAGCAACGCGCGCGTCGACGTCGACATCTCCTACGTGCTCCTGGGAGGCGCCATCTTCTTGGAGACCTACGCCATCCTCCTCATGGTGATCTCCCCCTGGACCTTCGCCGATCTGCGAGCCAGCGAGCGGCtcctgccggcggcgggggcggtgtTCTGGCTGATCCAGCTCTTCCAGCCGGAGACGAGGCCGAGGTGGTCAAACCGGATGTCGCAGTACAACCTCATCAGCTACTGCCTCAACGACGAGCCCCGCTGGTACAAGGGGCTCATGGAGCGGCTGGAATGGCGGTGGAACTTCCGCGTGAAGACGATGTGGGACAGCTGGAGGTACACGAAGAAGATCGCCGTGTCCAAGGAGCTCAAGCAGCTCGTCTTCGAGCAGCTCAAGAGCAAGGCCAACAGCACCATGGATCCCAAGACCTACCGGAAGCTCGGCGAGCACCGGGGCCAGTGGGCGCTCCAGCGCAAGGGCCTGTACCAGCAGCTGGGCTGGAGCGTGGACTGCGAGTTCGACAAGAGCATCCTCCTCTGGCACATCGCCACCGACCTCTGCTTCTACGCCAACCAAGACGACATCATCGGCGGTGACCCTCTGCCGGCGATGAGCAGGGAGGTGTCCAGCTACATGCTCTTCCTCCTGGTGATGCGCCCGTTCATGATGACGGCGAGCATTGGGCAAATCCGTTTCGGGGACACCTGCGCGGAGGCCAAGAGCTTCTTCTTCCGGCGAGCCGACGAGGCCGGGGACGAGGCCGGCTGCGCGGAGAGGCTCCGGGCGGTGGACACGTCCATCGCCGAGCCGCGGGACGTGAAGGGGGACCGGAGCAAGTCGGTGCTGTTCCAGGCGTGCAAGCTCGCCCGGCAGCTGCTGGAGCTGGAGGGCGCCACGGAGGCCAAGCGGTGGCGGCTCGTCACCAGCGTGTGGGTGGAGATGCTCTGCTACGCCGCCGGCAAGTGCGCCGGGAGCGCCCATGCCAGGCAGCTCAGCCAGGGCGGCGAGCTGCTAACCGTGGTGTGGCTGCTCATGGCGCACTTCGGCGTCGGCGACCAGTACAGGGTGGAGTCTGGCCACGCCAGGGCCAAGCTCGTCGTTGACACATAA
- the LOC140221185 gene encoding uncharacterized protein produces MRQLGLPVLATLFVNTRIYPKIQQQNKAENSGLEYNGEDEPNSDGHLSDDGLEPETELGCTLASLSYKKKKTTTEVTERGVQKAQPEMQPGVCTRSQKNRAADATAVTNQAEICNQATKEADAGEQNGCLTGDEHIQTELNLSEVAIMNDVNENGEIEGANVSEDDPFDEEVWVRGPNIGRELDSMTCSRKGKLPLVIEPGKKRPNSVMIAAKFATECNIAVRNHVPIFPHWKEYKKHPKIINIDRVGVNFHTNVKAAPMKKAYVAMMKKAIRQQRYNLKTRYFDALPLHLVPKTSPVTSMTDEQWDKLVEHLKNEQKMVMTCEKNRENRSKVQFHQTTGSCSYEIQIVKLADKYKNEPPNALELFKEMHYSKKKGFAPTVQSLIVEMEEKLNEPVDDGLEPKDVTDVVYEALVQKTKKNKFLVNVGLRSKGTCVSERDLEEELVVEKQTSSDLRGVIKTQQQQMEEMMKKFEESETTRVKQEEELKKRQADTDALIRTLMSMVPGCQAKW; encoded by the exons ATGCGGCAACTAGGACTTCCTGTACTAGCTACACTTTTTGTGAACACTAGGATTTACCCAAAAATCCAGCAGCAGAACAAAGCAGAAAACTCTGGCTTGGAGTACAATGGTGAGGATGAGCCTAACAGTGATGGCCATCTAAGTGATGATGGCCTAGAACCGGAGACGGAGTTGGGGTGTACACTTGCTAGTTTATCATATAAG aagaagaagacaacAACAGAGGTTACTGAGAGAGGTGTTCAGAAGGCACAACCTGAGATGCAACCTGGTGTTTGCACAAGGTCACAGAAGAATCGTGCAGCTGATGCTACTGCAGTGACTAATCAAGCTGAAATATGCAATCAGGCTACAAAGGAAG CTGATGCAGGCGAGCAAAATGGCTGCCTGACTGGAGATGAGCATATACAAACTGAGCTGAACCTCTCTGAAGTTGCCATAATGAATGATGTCAATGAAAATGGAGAAATAGAGGGTGCCAACGTTTCTGAAG ATGACCCATTTGATGAGGAGGTCTGGGTGAGGGGACCTAATATTGGGAGAGAACTTGATTCAATGACTTGCTCGAGGAAAGGCAAACTTCCTTTGGTTATTGAACCGGGAAAGAAAAGACCGAACTCAGTGATGATTGCTGCAAAATTTGCAACTGAGTGCAACATTGCAGTAAGGAACCATGTTCCGATATTTCCACATTGGAAGGAGTACAAGAAACATCCTAAGATCATCAACATAGACAGAGTTGGTGTAAAT TTTCATACGAATGTAAAGGCAGCACCTATGAAAAAAGCATATGTGGCTATGATGAAGAAAGCTATTCGCCAGCAGCGCTACAATCTCAAAACGAGGTATTTTGATGCTTTGCCACTACATCTAGTGCCCAAAACATCTCCTGTGACCTCAATGACTGATGAGCAATGGGATAAACTTGTGGAACATTTGAAAAATGAACAAAAAATGGTAA TGACTTGTGAGAAGAACAGAGAGAACAGAAGCAAAGTGCAGTTCCATCAGACCACTGGTTCTTGCAGCTATGAAATACAGATTGTAAAATTG GCGGACAAGTACAAAAATGAACCACCAAATGCACTGGAACTATTTAAAGAGATGCACTACAGCAAAAAGAAAGGGTTTGCTCCTACAGTTCAATCTCTTATT GTTGAAATGGAGGAGAAGCTAAATGAACCTGTAGATGATGGTCTTGAACCAAAGGATGTGACTGATGTGGTCTATGAGGCTCTTGTTCAGAAAACTAAGAAGAACAAATTTCTTGTAAATGTGGGGCTCAGAAGCAAAGGTACTTGTGTCAGTGAGCGCGACCTAGAAGAGGAACTGGTGGTGGAGAAACAAACATCAAGTGATCTTAGGGGGGTTATCAAGACTCAACAACAGCAAATGGAAGAAATGATGAAGAAATTCGAGGAATCAGAAACAACGAGGGTTAAGCAAGAAGAGGAATTGAAGAAAAGGCAAGCTGACACTGATGCACTGATTAGGACTTTGATGTCCATGG
- the LOC117836369 gene encoding protein NRT1/ PTR FAMILY 8.3 isoform X1 — MEAADEERPLIHHLPPQDDEASKYTSDGTVDINNQPAPKQTTGNWRACFTILGSEFTECMAFFAIGKNLVRFLTSELHETNVDAAKNVSTWIGSCFLTPVIGAFLADTYWGRYKTIVIFLLVYTIGMLILTVSASLPLIMVVPSNSGIRRVAVYLGLYLVALGTGGVKPCASALGADQFDATDPVERATKGSFFNWYYFSVNIGSLLSGTVLVWVQEDIGWGVGFAVPMVLMVCGLVVFVAGRKVYRYKKLGGSPLTSVAQVVVAAVRNYHLVLPGDASGIEYARQFSGMSPKHCKIVIELTSGEISRFFDKAAIVAPSTGEKCTAARTSPWRLCTPSQVEELKMLLRMLPVWASMVLFFAATAQMSSTLIEQGGVMDNRVGPFTVPPAALATFDVLSVMICIPIYDAVLVPLARRATGKDRGLSQLQRLGVGLALSAVGMAYAALIEAQRLSLARAGAPAISIMWQAPAFAVLGAGEVFASIGILEFFYDESPDGMKSLGNAFAQLAIAAGSYLNSAVLGAVAATTARGGEPGWIPEDLNEGHLDYFFWMMAALCLMNLAQFAHCSMKYRGKTIC; from the exons ATGGAAGCAGCAGATGAGGAGAGGCCACTGATTCATCACCTGCCTCCACAG GATGATGAAGCTTCCAAATATACTAGTGACGGAACGGTTGATATTAACAATCAGCCTGCTCCGAAGCAGACCACGGGGAACTGGAGAGCATGCTTCACTATTTTAG GTTCTGAGTTCACCGAATGCATGGCCTTTTTCGCAATCGGAAAGAACCTGGTCAGATTTCTCACGAGTGAACTTCATGAGACCAATGTGGATGCCGCCAAGAATGTGTCCACCTGGATCGGCAGTTGCTTCCTCACTCCGGTTATCGGGGCGTTCTTGGCCGACACATACTGGGGAAGGTACAAGACCATAGTGATCTTCCTCTTGGTGTACACCATT GGAATGCTCATTTTGACCGTTTCAGCATCGCTCCCCTTGATCATGGTTGTGCCATCCAACAGCGGAATCCGCCGGGTCGCAGTGTACCTGGGGCTCTACCTTGTTGCCCTTGGCACCGGTGGCGTCAAGCCCTGCGCCTCGGCCCTCGGCGCCGACCAATTCGACGCCACCGACCCGGTGGAGCGGGCGACCAAAGGGTCCTTCTTCAACTGGTACTACTTCTCCGTCAACATCGGCTCTCTGCTGTCGGGAACCGTGCTCGTCTGGGTGCAGGAAGACATCGGGTGGGGAGTCGGGTTCGCGGTCCCGATGGTGCTCATGGTGTGTGGCCTCGTCGTGTTCGTCGCCGGTAGGAAGGTGTATAGGTACAAGAAATTGGGAGGGAGTCCCTTGACAAGTGTTGCCCAGGTGGTTGTTGCAGCTGTGAGGAACTACCATCTGGTGCTGCCTGGGGATGCTTCAGGAATTGAGTATGCCCGACAATTCAG TGGGATGTCACCGAAGCATTGTAAAATTGTCATTGAACTCACATCGGGCGAGATCTCCAGGTTCTTTGACAAGGCTGCCATTGTAGCGCCCTCGACCGGCGAGAAGTGTACAGCAGCGCGGACGAGCCCATGGAGACTCTGCACACCGTCCCAGGTCGAGGAGCTGAAGATGCTGCTCCGGATGTTGCCCGTCTGGGCATCCATGGTGCTCTtcttcgccgccaccgcgcagATGTCATCAACGTTGATTGAGCAGGGCGGGGTCATGGACAACCGCGTCGGCCCGTTCACCGTCCCTCCGGCGGCCCTGGCAACCTTCGACGTCCTCAGCGTCATGATCTGCATCCCCATCTACGACGCCGTGCTGGTGCCGCTGGCCCGGCGCGCAACAGGCAAGGACCGCGGCCTGTCGCAGCTGCAGCGGCTCGGCGTCGGCCTCGCGCTGTCCGCCGTCGGCATGGCGTACGCGGCGCTGATCGAGGCGCAGAGGCTGTCCCTCGCGCGGGCCGGCGCGCCGGCAATCAGCATCATGTGGCAGGCGCCAGCGTTCGCCGTGCTGGGCGCGGGGGAGGTGTTCGCCTCCATCGGCATCCTCGAGTTCTTCTACGACGAGTCGCCGGACGGCATGAAGAGCCTCGGCAATGCGTTCGCGCAGCTCGCCATCGCGGCCGGGAGCTACCTCAACTCGGCCGTGCTCGGCGCCGTGGCGGCGAccacggcgcgcggcggggagcCCGGGTGGATCCCGGAAGACCTGAACGAGGGCCACCTGGATTACTTCTTCTGGATGATGgctgccctttgcttgatgaaTTTGGCTCAGTTTGCGCATTGCTCCATGAAGTACAGAGGAAAAACAATTTGTTGA
- the LOC117836369 gene encoding protein NRT1/ PTR FAMILY 8.3 isoform X2: protein MEAADEERPLIHHLPPQDDEASKYTSDGTVDINNQPAPKQTTGNWRACFTILGSEFTECMAFFAIGKNLVRFLTSELHETNVDAAKNVSTWIGSCFLTPVIGAFLADTYWGRYKTIVIFLLVYTIGMLILTVSASLPLIMVVPSNSGIRRVAVYLGLYLVALGTGGVKPCASALGADQFDATDPVERATKGSFFNWYYFSVNIGSLLSGTVLVWVQEDIGWGVGFAVPMVLMVCGLVVFVAGRKVYRYKKLGGSPLTSVAQVVVAAVRNYHLVLPGDASGIEYARQFRFFDKAAIVAPSTGEKCTAARTSPWRLCTPSQVEELKMLLRMLPVWASMVLFFAATAQMSSTLIEQGGVMDNRVGPFTVPPAALATFDVLSVMICIPIYDAVLVPLARRATGKDRGLSQLQRLGVGLALSAVGMAYAALIEAQRLSLARAGAPAISIMWQAPAFAVLGAGEVFASIGILEFFYDESPDGMKSLGNAFAQLAIAAGSYLNSAVLGAVAATTARGGEPGWIPEDLNEGHLDYFFWMMAALCLMNLAQFAHCSMKYRGKTIC from the exons ATGGAAGCAGCAGATGAGGAGAGGCCACTGATTCATCACCTGCCTCCACAG GATGATGAAGCTTCCAAATATACTAGTGACGGAACGGTTGATATTAACAATCAGCCTGCTCCGAAGCAGACCACGGGGAACTGGAGAGCATGCTTCACTATTTTAG GTTCTGAGTTCACCGAATGCATGGCCTTTTTCGCAATCGGAAAGAACCTGGTCAGATTTCTCACGAGTGAACTTCATGAGACCAATGTGGATGCCGCCAAGAATGTGTCCACCTGGATCGGCAGTTGCTTCCTCACTCCGGTTATCGGGGCGTTCTTGGCCGACACATACTGGGGAAGGTACAAGACCATAGTGATCTTCCTCTTGGTGTACACCATT GGAATGCTCATTTTGACCGTTTCAGCATCGCTCCCCTTGATCATGGTTGTGCCATCCAACAGCGGAATCCGCCGGGTCGCAGTGTACCTGGGGCTCTACCTTGTTGCCCTTGGCACCGGTGGCGTCAAGCCCTGCGCCTCGGCCCTCGGCGCCGACCAATTCGACGCCACCGACCCGGTGGAGCGGGCGACCAAAGGGTCCTTCTTCAACTGGTACTACTTCTCCGTCAACATCGGCTCTCTGCTGTCGGGAACCGTGCTCGTCTGGGTGCAGGAAGACATCGGGTGGGGAGTCGGGTTCGCGGTCCCGATGGTGCTCATGGTGTGTGGCCTCGTCGTGTTCGTCGCCGGTAGGAAGGTGTATAGGTACAAGAAATTGGGAGGGAGTCCCTTGACAAGTGTTGCCCAGGTGGTTGTTGCAGCTGTGAGGAACTACCATCTGGTGCTGCCTGGGGATGCTTCAGGAATTGAGTATGCCCGACAATTCAG GTTCTTTGACAAGGCTGCCATTGTAGCGCCCTCGACCGGCGAGAAGTGTACAGCAGCGCGGACGAGCCCATGGAGACTCTGCACACCGTCCCAGGTCGAGGAGCTGAAGATGCTGCTCCGGATGTTGCCCGTCTGGGCATCCATGGTGCTCTtcttcgccgccaccgcgcagATGTCATCAACGTTGATTGAGCAGGGCGGGGTCATGGACAACCGCGTCGGCCCGTTCACCGTCCCTCCGGCGGCCCTGGCAACCTTCGACGTCCTCAGCGTCATGATCTGCATCCCCATCTACGACGCCGTGCTGGTGCCGCTGGCCCGGCGCGCAACAGGCAAGGACCGCGGCCTGTCGCAGCTGCAGCGGCTCGGCGTCGGCCTCGCGCTGTCCGCCGTCGGCATGGCGTACGCGGCGCTGATCGAGGCGCAGAGGCTGTCCCTCGCGCGGGCCGGCGCGCCGGCAATCAGCATCATGTGGCAGGCGCCAGCGTTCGCCGTGCTGGGCGCGGGGGAGGTGTTCGCCTCCATCGGCATCCTCGAGTTCTTCTACGACGAGTCGCCGGACGGCATGAAGAGCCTCGGCAATGCGTTCGCGCAGCTCGCCATCGCGGCCGGGAGCTACCTCAACTCGGCCGTGCTCGGCGCCGTGGCGGCGAccacggcgcgcggcggggagcCCGGGTGGATCCCGGAAGACCTGAACGAGGGCCACCTGGATTACTTCTTCTGGATGATGgctgccctttgcttgatgaaTTTGGCTCAGTTTGCGCATTGCTCCATGAAGTACAGAGGAAAAACAATTTGTTGA